ACCGAGATTGGGGAGGTGTCGGGGTACCGGGTTTCGGCGGACGGGAAGAAGATGCTGGTGAGGACCGGTTCGAGCTTTGCCATCGTGGACACGCCGACGGGCCGGCTGGACACCAAGGACAAGACGCTGTCGTTGTCGGGACTGGAGGTGACGCTCGACCGGCAGGCGGAATGGCGGCAGATCTTCAACGAGTGCTGGCGGCAGATGCGGGACTTTTTCTACGCGCCGAACCTGCACGAGGTGGACTGGCCGGCCATGCGGCAGCGGTACGCGCCGTTGCTCGAGCATGTGCGGCATCGGGCGGACCTGACGTATGTGATCGGGGAGATGATTGGCGAACTGAACGCCGGGCACGCCTACGTGGGCGGCGGCGACTTTCCCAGGCCCGGGCGGATTCCGCAGGGGCTGCTGGGCGCCGTTCTGCGGCGCGACGACAGCGGGTATCCGCGGATCGAACGGATCCTGCCCGGTCACAACTGGGATCCGCGTTACCGGAGTCCGCTGACGGAGATCGGCGTGGGGGCGAAGGCGGGGGACTACATCGTGGCCATCGACGGCCGGTCCACGCGGGCCATGCCGGATCTGCACGCGGCCCTGGTGGGGCGGGCGGGGCGGCAGGTGGCGTTGCGATTGAATGCGGAACCTCGGGAGGAGGGGGCGCGTGACGTGACGGTGGTGCCGACCGACAACGAGCAGCCGCTCTATTACCTGGAGTGGGTCCTGGGCAACATCGGGAAGGTCGACCAGGCGACCGGGGGCCGGGTGGGGTACATCCACATCCCCGACATGGGGGTTCCCGGGCTGAACGAATTCGCGAAGTTCTACTACGCCCAGTTGCACAAGGAGGCGTTGATCGTGGATGTGCGGGGGAACGGGGGCGGGAATGTCTCGCCCCAGATCATGGAGCGGCTCCGGCGCGAGCCGGTGTTCTGGACGGTGGCCCGCAACGGCGCCGTGAACGTCGATCCCACCGGGCAGGTGCTGGGTCCGAAGGTCCTCCTGCTCGATCCGTTTTCGGCCAGTGACGGCGACATCGTGGCGTACCGGTTCCGGCAGCACGGATTGGGACCGATCGTCGGTCAGCGGTCATGGGGCGGGGTGGTGGGGATTCGGGGGACCCTGCCGCTGCTGGACGGCGGGTATCTCAATCGACCCGAGTTCAGCCGGTTCGATCTCGCCGCACAGGAGTGGGTGATGGAAGGGGTTGGCGTCGAGCCTGACATCGAGGTGGACAACGACCCGGCGCGCGAGTTCGACGGGATCGACGACCAGCTCGACCGGGCCATCGCGGAGATCCGTGAGGCGATGGAACGGCAGCCGGTGCGCATCCCCTCGCCGCCGCCGTACCCGGACAAGCGACGTTGATGGGGGTGGGTCGTTCTGCGAGGCGGCGCAACTTTAGTCGTGTGTGCTTGTTGAAGCCTGTGGCACAGTCCCCCGCCCTCGCATGGCACTCCGCTCGGTCAAAGATGTTTTCGCCGCCGCCGGCATGGTGGCGGGTACCGCCCAGTTCGAGACGCTGACGCGCGCGTGGCGGACGTCGAGGGACGGGGGCGGGACGGAGAGCCTGGTGACGTTTCTGGGGCGGGAGGCGGGATTCTCGGAGGATCAGACCCTGCAGAAGCTGGCGGAGGCGATGGGCTGGCCGTACCTGGACCTGCCGCGTCTGCCGCCCAGCGTCGAGGCACAGAAGCGGGTCTCGACCAAGGTGGCTTTCCAGTACGTCGTTTTTCCCACCCGGCATGAAGGCGGCGTTCTGCAACTGGCGGTGAGCGATCCGTTCGATGCGGCGATGCTCAACGCGGTGCAGTTCGATGCGCGTTGCCCGGTGGAACTGGGGCTGGCGCCGCGGGCGGAGATCGAGAAGGCCCTCAAACGGTACTACGGGGTGGGCGCCGAGACGCTTGATGGGATGGCCGAGGACGAGGCCATCGACCTCGATGTCAGCGGCGACCGCGAGATCACCGAGGGCGACCAGGACGCCAGCGTCATCAAGTTCGTCAACCAGATCATCTGGGAGGCGTACAAGGACCGGGCGACGGACATTCATTTCGAGCCGGCGGAGGACGAGTTGCGGATCCGGTATCGGATCGACGGGATTCTGCACCAGACACCGATGCCGCCGCAGTTGAAGCGGTTTCAGGCGGCGCTGATCTCGCGCATCAAGGTGATGAGCGGGATGAACATCTCCGAGAAGCGGCTGCCGCAGGACGGTCGGATCAATGTCCGGATCAAGGGCGAGGAACTGGACATCCGGGTGTCCACGGTGCCGACGGTCTGGGGGGAGAGCGTGTCGCTGCGGTTGCTGACCCGGGGGAAGATCTTCCTGACGCTGGAGAAGCTGGGGTACGCGCCGGCCGACGAGTCGGCGTTGCGGGAGTTGATCATCAAGCCGCACGGGATCGTGCTGGTGACGGGCCCGACCGGTTCCGGCAAGTCCACTTCGCTGTACGCCTTCCTGAGCAGCATCAACTCGGTGCACAAGCGGATCATCACGATCGAGGAGCCCGTGGAGTACGAGTTGAAGGGGATCAATCAGATCGCGGTGCGGCCGGAGATCGGGCTCACCTTCGCCATGGGCCTCCGGCACATCCTGCGACAGGACCCGAACGTGGTGATGGTGGGCGAGATCCGGGATCTCGAGACCGCCGAGATTGCGATCCGGGCGGCGCTGACGGGGCATCTGGTGTTCAGCACGCTCCACACCAACGACGCCCCGAGCGCCTTCACGCGATTGATCGACATGGGCATCGAGCCGTTCCTGGTGGCGTCGTCGGTCGAGGCGGTGCTGGCGCAACGGCTGGTGCGTACCATCTGCCGGCACTGCAAGGTGGAGCAGCAGGTGGACCCGGGGTATCTGCGGAGGATCGGCTTTCCCGAGGCGGAGATCGGCACCGCGCGGTTCTGGAAGGGGGCCGGTTGCGAGGAGTGCCGCGACCTGGGGTACCAGGGTCGGATGGGGATCTACGAGTTGCTGGTGGTGAGTGAGGCGGTGCGGCCCCTGATCATGAATCGTTCGCCGGCCTCGACCATTGCGCAGAAGGCCATCGAGGCCGGGATGCGCACGCTGCGGACCGACGGCTGGAACAAGGTCCGGGCGGGTCAGACCACCATCGAAGAGGTGTTGCGGGTGACGCAGACCGAGGAGCATCTGGGGGCGCTGATGGACGACAGCCGCGTTTGAACGCCCGAAGGAATCCGACATGGCCCGAGCCCCACGCAAATCCCGCATCCATGGCTGCAATGTCCTGGTGGACCTGGCCGGGCGGACCCGGTGGTGGAGCTTCGCCGGTTCGGAGGCGCGACCGGCGGGGAGCTTCGAACAGGCGGTGGACCAGCCGCTGCCGGCGCGGGCCGTGGGCAAGGGTTGGAGCCAGTTGATCCGGCCGCGGCTGAACATCGCGTGGCTGCACGAGTCGCCGGTGTTCGTGCAACTGGTGCATCTGCCGACCGACGACCCGGCCGAGGTGCCGGCGATGCTCGAACTGCAGATCGAGAAGCTGTCGCCGATGCCGGTCGGG
The nucleotide sequence above comes from Verrucomicrobiia bacterium. Encoded proteins:
- a CDS encoding type II/IV secretion system protein gives rise to the protein MVAGTAQFETLTRAWRTSRDGGGTESLVTFLGREAGFSEDQTLQKLAEAMGWPYLDLPRLPPSVEAQKRVSTKVAFQYVVFPTRHEGGVLQLAVSDPFDAAMLNAVQFDARCPVELGLAPRAEIEKALKRYYGVGAETLDGMAEDEAIDLDVSGDREITEGDQDASVIKFVNQIIWEAYKDRATDIHFEPAEDELRIRYRIDGILHQTPMPPQLKRFQAALISRIKVMSGMNISEKRLPQDGRINVRIKGEELDIRVSTVPTVWGESVSLRLLTRGKIFLTLEKLGYAPADESALRELIIKPHGIVLVTGPTGSGKSTSLYAFLSSINSVHKRIITIEEPVEYELKGINQIAVRPEIGLTFAMGLRHILRQDPNVVMVGEIRDLETAEIAIRAALTGHLVFSTLHTNDAPSAFTRLIDMGIEPFLVASSVEAVLAQRLVRTICRHCKVEQQVDPGYLRRIGFPEAEIGTARFWKGAGCEECRDLGYQGRMGIYELLVVSEAVRPLIMNRSPASTIAQKAIEAGMRTLRTDGWNKVRAGQTTIEEVLRVTQTEEHLGALMDDSRV